The following proteins are co-located in the Solenopsis invicta isolate M01_SB chromosome 7, UNIL_Sinv_3.0, whole genome shotgun sequence genome:
- the LOC105194457 gene encoding enhancer of mRNA-decapping protein 4, producing the protein MPERNTAGDMSKTGEDNLLPHHYQQQVEFNGREDQHSVELCSTDVIIVPSPGNHDHGSSKVKLKNIVDFTWDHHLYPGQLLAVHISGKYLAYGLKVGTGGGVVRVVYKELELRTLLRGMRGAIQDLAFAHVPNAILACVDYTGSLFIHSIEPTPSELLSSLVLQVDAEDPSPTTHRVIWCPYIPEDDAADADEVSKLLILTRGSKVELWSVSTVASRFRSVEATNSVVKEIGGMIEIDQHSGTIVEAALSPDGTALATASTDGEVKFFQVFLHNNSHNNQPRCLHQWRPHGGRPISCLFFPDDHKNYQPDVQFWRFAVTGCDNNSELKIWTCEMWTCLQTIKFAPNPSTGKLPVLKAGLDLSAGYLFLSDIYNKILYVLSLIKDKNEAIACISTVSEFLLPYPILSFGIVDADQRKIRTGESLEDLCEEIDENDEQLVIYMYLVQPKSLQECHIAFKPASQANYLIDTLTVPDMRTVNGMSGENCKGELSLSATIETTINHNTGGLNLMTPDAFSSPAKKESNELESNSESPDLRKVLPTSPLTQAVQALNASDPPLVKNEIEEQAPASCGSSPSREVREILSLTKPDDETDEIDVKPESKTNADEDWSNIPMVLLKDVSVHAMQESEEFPEDDENNVQRQEMKDEPKTPSLPTDDPATSWRPNNDIINHELNNKLKSILEIVQDQCQEIKELRAEVTRLRQESPVSTRIESALTRMSQQQNANLEQTLYDQMTRQHEFLNTFETTIKDKIESTLPRTVEETIKPLKHQMRLDVNQMDELFQKNITELINSPHVKDILSLTTANAAKPALDIAFKEIFASVLLPNMEKVCQVMFNQIQDVFFKGTREYLQHIESIIDKRYQRYNEQLNEMVSTLIREEMQIELNRILTTMQDNTIRAVRDSIRENLNQQLTEISSARSRATTPAIPAATAADAQARVMSLLQRNQLNAAFQQALSASDLGLVVLVCEKTEPSKVFSAPGAPGQGPRCILQQPVILSLVQQLSADLGHRTELKHRWLEEAILNLDPSDPVTREHMGTVLMTLQNQLATFVTSNPTHRSTRRMKMLAMATRALLSQHP; encoded by the exons ATGCCCGAGAG gaaCACGGCTGGCGACATGAGCAAGACCGGGGAGGATAACCTTCTACCTCACCACTACCAACAGCAGGT GGAATTCAATGGACGAGAGGATCAACATTCAGTTGAATTATGTAGCACGGACGTGATTATTGTCCCTTCCCCTGGTAATCATGACCATGGTAGTTCtaaagtaaaattgaaaaatattgttgattTTACATGGGATCATCATCTTTATCCTGGCCAATTGTTGGCCGTTCATATATCTGGAAAATATTTAGCCTATGGTTTAAAAG TTGGTACCGGTGGTGGGGTAGTTCGTGTTGTGTACAAGGAATTAGAACTTAGAACTCTGCTACGAGGAATGCGAGGTGCTATTCAAGATCTAGCGTTTGCCCATGTTCCAAATGCAATTCTTGCGTGTGTCGATTATACAGGATCACTTTTTATACATTCAATTGAACCGACGCCGTCTGAATTATTATCTAGTTTAGTATTACAAGTAGACGCGGAAGACCCTTCTCCGACTACTCACCGAGTGATCTGGTGCCCATACATCCCAGAAGATGACGCCGCTGATGCAGATGaagtatcaaaattattaatcctAACTCGCGGTTCCAAAGTAGAATTGTGGTCGGTTTCAACAGTAGCGTCAAGATTTAGATCAGTAGAG GCAACAAATTCAGTTGTTAAAGAAATCGGTGGCATGATAGAAATTGATCAACACTCGGGAACTATTGTTGAAGCTGCACTTAGCCCAGATGGCACTGCATTGGCAACTGCTAGTACAGACGGAGAAGTAAAATTCTTTCAAGTCTTCCTTCATAATAATTCTCACAACAATCAACCACGTTGTTTACATCAATGGAGACCTCATGGAGGACGACCTATTTCCTGCCTGTTTTTCCCTGATgatcataaaaattatcaacCTGA TGTTCAGTTTTGGAGATTTGCTGTGACGGGGTGTGACAATAATTCAGAACTTAAAATATGGACGTGTGAAATGTGGACTTGCTTACAAACAATCAAATTTGCTCCAAACCCTTCTACAGGCAAATTGCCGGTACTAAAAGCAGGTTTAGATCTTAGTGCTGGATATCTATTTCTGTcagatatatataataaaattttatatgtactaAGTCTTATAAAGGACAAAAATGAAGCGATAGCATGCATTAGCACGGTATCAGAGTTTCTCCTGCCATATCCAATTCTAAGTTTCGGAATTGTCGATGCCGATCAACGTAAGATACGGACTGGCGAATCACTGGAAGATCTATGTGAAGAAATTGATGAGAACGATGAACAActtgttatttatatgtatctaGTCCAACCAAAGTCGTTACAAGAGTGTCACATTGCTTTTAAACCTGCCTCACAAGCAAACTATCTCATAGATACGCTTACTGTACCAGATATGAGAACTGTTAATGGCATGTCTGGAGAAAATTGTAAGGGAGAACTGTCTTTATCCGCTACAATTGAAACGACAATTAATCACAATACTGGTGGTTTAAATCTAATGACGCCTGATGCATTCAGTTCACCTGCAAAAAAAGAGAGCAACGAATTAGAATCTAATTCCGAAAGTCCAGATTTAAGGAAAGTTTTACCCACTAGTCCTCTTACACAAGCGGTCCAAGCTTTGAACGCATCTGATCCGCCACTGGTAAAAAACGAAATAGAAGAACAAGCTCCTGCAAGTTGTGGTAGCAGTCCATCCAGAGAAGTGAGAGAAATTTTATCCCTTACTAAACCAGATGATGAAACTGATGAAATTGATGTCAAGCCGGAATCGAAAACAAATGCCGATGAGGATTGGTCTAATATCCCAATGGTCTTGCTTAAAGATGTTAGTGTACACGCGATGCAAGAGTCGGAAGAATTTCCTGAAGACGATGAGAATAATGTACAAAGACAAGAGATGAAAGATGAACCAAAAACACCATCCCTTCCTACTGATGATCCTGCAACATCGTGGCGACCAAACAACGATATTATTAATCATGAATTAAACAACAAATTGAAAtctattttagaaatagttCAGGATCAGTGTCAAGAAATAAAGGAGTTGCGTGCCGAGGTTACTAGATTACGGCAAGAATCGCCAGTATCCACGCGAATAGAATCGGCATTGACGAGAATGTCTCAGCAGCAAAATGCCAACTTGGAACAAACTCTATATGATCAAATGACTCGTCAACACGAATTTCTTAATACATTTGAGACAACGatcaaagataaaattgaaagtaCCTTGCCACGTACAGTCGAAGAAACTATAAAGCCTTTGAAACATCAAATGAGATTAGATGTAAATCAAATGGATGAACTCTTCCAGAAGAATATAACTGAATTAATAAACAGTCCTCATGTAAAGGATATCCTATCTTTGACAACTGCAAATGCAGCTAAACCAGCTCTAGATATtgcttttaaagaaatatttgcatCTGTCCTCTTACCTAATATGGAAAAGGTTTGCCAAGTAATGTTTAATCAAATCCAAGACGTCTTTTTTAAAGGTACTCGCGAAT atttacAACATATTGAGTCAATTATCGATAAACGGTATCAACGTTATAATGAACAATTAAACGAAATGGTATCAACATTAATACGCGAGGAAATGCAGATAGAATTGAATAGAATTTTAACGACGATGCAAGATAATACCATTCGGGCAGTTCGTGATTCCATACGAGAAAATCTGAATCAGCAACTTACAGAAATTTCTAGTGCAcg ATCAAGAGCTACAACACCTGCTATACCTGCAGCCACTGCAGCTGACGCTCAAGCACGTGTCATGTCTCTTCTTCAAAGAAATCAACTAAATGCAGCTTTTCAACAGGCTTTAAGTGCAAGTGATTTAGGATTGGTAGTACTAGTGTGTGAAAAAACAGAACCTTCGAAAGTATTTTCGGCTCCAGGAGCCCCAGGACAAGGTCCAAGATGCATTTTGCAGCAACCTGTAATTCTTTCTCTCGTACAACAATTATCTGCTGATCTAGGACATCGTACAGAATTGAAACATAG ATGGCTTGAGGAAGCAATATTGAATTTAGATCCAAGTGATCCTGTAACACGAGAACACATGGGCACGGTGCTAATGACCCTACAAAATCAATTAGCTACATTTGTAACAAGTAATCCGACTCATCGATCGACGCGCCGCATGAAAATGCTCGCTATGGCTACGCGTGCATTATTAAGTCAGCATCCTTGA
- the LOC105199907 gene encoding rRNA-processing protein UTP23 homolog yields the protein MKTSRAKKARKTLGFYVNNYKFHQPFQVLIDGTFAFTALQNKFNIQEQIAKYFQFEIKLLTTACIISETEKLGVFSPAVNGATQIVKQYAVHKCGHEKNPISGSKCLRSMIGRDNSTRYIVATQDRELQDKLRLIPGVPIIYLHGKAPTLDSPSEASRKHAEAMQKGLGMTTWEKENVKVLRKQAGLEEKDSKLKKKRKKGGPNPLSCLKKKKKPEVTTVNKNSTKSGRVKKRKIKIAPHIKEALLTELKSKM from the exons atgaaaacctCAAGAGCCAAAAAAGCTCGCAAGACTCTTGGGTTTTATGTAAACAATTACAAGTTTCATCAACCATTTCAAGTACTTATTGATGGCACATTTGCGTTTACGGCATTACAG aacAAATTTAACATTCAGGAGCAAATTGCAAAGTattttcaatttgaaataaaactgcTAACAACGGCATGTATCATCTCGGAAACTGAGAAACTTGGTGTATTCTCTCCAGCAGTTAATGGTGCCACGCAGATAGTGAAGCAGTATGCTGTACATAAATGTGGACACGAAAAGAACCCAATAAGTGGTTCAAAATGTTTACGATCTATGATAGGAAGAGACAATAGTACAAG atatattgtTGCAACGCAAGATCGCGAGCTTCAGGATAAGTTGAGGCTAATTCCTGGAGTTCCTATTATTTACTTACATGGAAAAGCACCCACGCTAGACTCTCCTTCAGAAGCGAGCCGTAAACACGCTGAAGCTATGCAGAAAGGTTTGGGTATGACTACAtgggaaaaagaaaatgtaaaagtattacGAAAACAAGCAGGACTAGAAGAGAAAGATAGTAAAttgaagaagaaaaggaaaaagggaGGACCAAATCCTCTTAGCTgcttaaagaaaaagaaaaaaccaGAAGTAACAACAGTGAACAAAAATAGTACAAAGTCTGGCAGAgtcaaaaagagaaaaattaaaatagctcCACACATCAAAGAAGCTCTACTAACAGaactaaaaagtaaaatgtaa
- the LOC105199909 gene encoding ribonucleoside-diphosphate reductase large subunit, whose translation MHVLKRDGRKEPVHFDKITARIETLCYGLDMNYVDPSAIALRVITNLCSGVTTIELDNLAAETAATMINQHPDYATLAARIAISNLHKETKKVFSEVMTDLYCAKSSITNKRLSIIDEKYYEIIKNNADKLNSAIIYDRDFNYSYATFKMLESDHLLKLNGKIVERPQHMLMRVAVGIHGKDVDKAIETYNLMSKQYFVHAAQTMNTACAGTQQMASSFLLTMSGDSIDGILDTLERFAILCHYNGEIGFNVHCIRAKNTPIRGTGGVSNGLVPMLKAYNTSIATVSKNGKNEGPITVYLEPWHADIFEFLDLKRSIGEEQSRAKGMCYGLWTPDLFMKRVYDDDVWNLMCPHECPGLIEAWGDEFEALYIKYEKEGRSRRQVKARELWLLIIQIQFETGVPYIVFKDHCNRKSNHQNLGTIKCSSFSTEVVQYSSADEVAMCNMASIAVNMFVNSNERTFDFYKLKEVAKIVTYNLDKMIDLSFYPLPDAKLSCDKHRSIGISVQGLADALILMRYPFESDEAKELNIQIFETLYYGALEASCEIAIEKGPYESYEGSPVSKGILQYDMWNVKPTNLWDWDILKVKIAKHGVRNSLLIAQTSDAFMAQMLENNVSVEPYTSNIYMIYALSKQYPVIKPRLLRDLIEKGLWDENMCNKILVNGGSIQNIKDIPEDLKLLYKTVWEMPQKTIFEMAASRGPFIDQSQCLNVHMIDPLEKLSSMHHYAWKIGLKSSMYHLVTNSNIN comes from the exons ATGCACGTGCTCAAACGTG ATGGACGCAAGGAACCTGTGCATTTCGACAAGATAACTGCAAGAATCGAGACACTATGTTACGGTCTGGACATGAATTACGTGGATCCA tcTGCAATCGCACTTCGGGTTATAACCAATTTATGTTCTGGAGTGACAACGATCGAATTGGATAACTTGGCAGCTGAAACTGCGGCGACTATGATCAATCAACATCCAGATTATGCAACTTTAGCAGCTAGAATTGCCATATCCAACCTGCACAAGGAAACAAAGAAGGTCTTTAGTG agGTGATGACTGATTTGTATTGTGCAAAAAGCTCGATCACAAATAAACGCCTATCTATAATTGATgagaaatattatgaaattatcaaaaataatgcaGACAAGTTGAATTCTGCAATAATATATGATAGAGATTTTAACTATAGTTATGCTACATTTAAAATGCTTGAGAGTGATCACTTGTTGAAACTAAATGGAAAAATTGTTGAGAGGCCACAGCACATGTTAATGCGAGTTGCTGTAGGTATTCATGGCAAAGATGTTGATAAGGCTattgaaacatataatttaatgtcaAAACAGTATTTTGTACATGCTGCACAGACAATGAATACTGCATGTGCTGGTACACAACAAATGGCTAG ctCGTTTTTGTTGACAATGTCTGGTGATAGTATAGATGGAATATTGGATACATTAGAACGATTTGCTATTCTTTGTCATTATAATGGTGAAATAGGCTTCAATGTGCATTGTATTCGAGCAAAGAATACGCCTATAAGAGGCACAGGGGGTGTGTCAAATGGATTGGTGCCTATGTTAAAAGCGTACAATACATCTATTGCGACCGTTTCTAAAAACGGCAAAAATGAAGGACCGATTACTGTATATTTAGAACCATGGCATGCAGATATCTTCGAATTCTTGGATCTCAAAAGGAGTATTg GCGAGGAACAGTCTAGAGCAAAAGGCATGTGTTATGGACTGTGGACTCCAGATTTATTCATGAAACGTGTTTATGATGATGATGTATGGAACCTAATGTGCCCACATGAGTGCCCTGGATTAATTGAAGCTTGGGGTGATGAATTTGAAGCTTTATATATCAA ATATGAAAAAGAAGGACGTTCTCGAAGACAAGTTAAAGCCAGGGAGTTGTGGCTTCTCATTATTCAAATACAATTTGAAACAGGAGTACCATACATAGTTTTTAAAGATCACTGTAATCGTAAATCAAATCATCAGAATCTGGGCACAATTAAATGCAGCAGTTTCTCTACCGAAGTAGTTCAATATTCAAGTGCTGATGAAGTTGCCATGTGTAACATGGCTTCAATTGCTGTTAACATGTTCGTGAATTCTAATGAGAGAACTTTTGACTTTTATAAACTTAAGGAAGTAGCAAAAATTGTCACCTATAATTTGGATAAAATGATTGACCTTAGTTTTTATCCTCTACCAGACGCAAAATTGTCATGTGATAAACATAGATCTATCG GTATTAGTGTACAAGGATTAGCAGATGCGTTGATCTTAATGAGGTATCCATTTGAAAGCGACGAAGCTAAGGAACTCAACATCCAAATTTTTGAAACTCTTTATTATGGCGCTTTAGAAGCAAGTTGCGAAATAGCTATTGAGAAAGGTCCTTATGAGTCATATGAAGGCAGTCCAGTTAGTAAAGGT attctCCAGTATGACATGTGGAATGTGAAACCAACAAATTTATGGGATTGGGatattttaaaggtaaaaattgcTAAACATGGAGTGCGCAATTCTTTGTTAATAGCGCAAACGTCGGATGCATTTATGGCGCAAATGTTGGAAAATAACGTATCAGTTGAGCCATATACGAGCaacatatatatgatatatgcaTTATCAAAACAATATCCAGTTATTAAACCACGTTTGCTACGAGATCTAATTGAGAAAGGTCTTTGGGATGAAAATATGTGTAACAAAATTCTTGTTAACGGCGGATCTAtacaa AATATTAAAGATATACCTGAGGATTTAAAGTTACTTTATAAAACCGTTTGGGAAATGCcacaaaaaactatttttgaaaTGGCTGCTTCTCGAGGACCTTTTATCGATCAGTCGCAATGTTTAAATGTCCATATGATTGATCCTTTAGAAAAGCTTTCATCCATGCATCATTATGCTTGgaaaatt ggTTTGAAATCCAGTATGTACCATCTTGTAACTAACAGTAATATAAACTAG